A section of the Cervus canadensis isolate Bull #8, Minnesota chromosome 8, ASM1932006v1, whole genome shotgun sequence genome encodes:
- the LOC122446734 gene encoding protein FAM24A-like, whose amino-acid sequence MFDLEIMIAIGSALLITAFVLIGVVICLYYKVANTLNVAKTPIATTITCSDQDKVTEAATSTPESYPSFRCYEECNLPANFDPLTSCFCDINKGLNTE is encoded by the exons ATGTTTGACCTCGAGATCATGATCGCCATTGGGAGCGCCTTACTGATTACAGCTTTCGTGCTCATAGGCGTCGTCATCTGTCTTTACTACAAAGTAGCCAACACGTTAAA TGTTGCAAAGACACCCATTGCTACGACCATTACCTGCAGTGATCAAGATAAGGTCACCGAGGCTGCAACCTCCACCCCCGAGTCTTACCCCAGCTTCCGGTGCTATGAAGAATGTAACTTGCCTGCCAACTTTGATCCCCTGACATCGTGCTTCTGTGACATAAACAAGGGACTCAATACAGAATGA